In Saccharothrix violaceirubra, the following are encoded in one genomic region:
- a CDS encoding dTMP kinase, with translation MSGDRGRYPFIAIEGTDGSGKSTLRTLLNRALAESGHRCFMVGQHSWLDVAAGRVIQAARNQQLGFGRDELTRAYAVDKFLHLRENIAPALDTVGVLADRFVHSDVVYHDVLYGIPAARTLDHHRELGTRMPDVVLFVDTDPDVALDRIVKRNKAVRPHETQRTLRRLHAKYLEFFATGVPSVARIDNNGSDPTRAVAAALRAIRRHFPAAKEVVPVG, from the coding sequence ATGAGCGGTGATCGCGGCCGGTACCCGTTCATCGCGATCGAGGGCACGGACGGCAGCGGCAAGTCGACGCTGCGCACACTGCTCAACCGGGCGTTGGCCGAGAGCGGGCACCGCTGTTTCATGGTGGGCCAGCACAGCTGGCTCGACGTGGCCGCCGGGCGGGTGATCCAGGCCGCGCGCAACCAGCAGCTCGGCTTCGGTCGCGACGAGCTCACCCGGGCGTACGCGGTGGACAAGTTCCTGCACCTGCGGGAGAACATCGCCCCGGCACTGGACACGGTCGGCGTTCTCGCCGACCGGTTCGTGCACAGCGACGTGGTGTATCACGACGTGCTGTACGGCATCCCGGCCGCGCGCACCCTCGACCACCACCGCGAGCTGGGCACCCGGATGCCCGACGTGGTGCTGTTCGTGGACACCGATCCCGACGTCGCCCTCGACCGGATCGTCAAGCGGAACAAGGCCGTCCGTCCACATGAGACACAGCGGACCCTGCGCCGGCTGCACGCGAAGTACCTGGAGTTCTTCGCCACCGGCGTGCCGTCGGTGGCACGGATCGACAACAACGGCTCGGACCCGACACGGGCCGTCGCCGCCGCGCTGCGGGCGATCCGGCGGCACTTCCCGGCGGCGAAGGAGGTCGTTCCCGTTGGTTGA
- a CDS encoding TylF/MycF/NovP-related O-methyltransferase codes for MRVRMAIRLATQNEAMSDLERINAIYWALSTTLIHRVPGAVVELGCNAGYTSVWLARIVQDFAPERELHLFDSFQGLPDLGTHDAYLRKGDCQASLDDVKANFATWDLPLPIVHPGWFEQTLPDGCPPQVCFAYLDGDFHQSIKTSLEHVYPRLAPGGVILVDDYCDLDANPRAWDGLPGVKRACDDYFGPGAPQLEVLGGVGDLSMALIRKPIDER; via the coding sequence GTGCGAGTGCGCATGGCGATCAGGTTGGCCACCCAGAACGAGGCCATGTCCGACCTGGAACGGATCAACGCCATCTACTGGGCGCTGTCCACCACGCTGATCCACCGGGTGCCCGGCGCGGTGGTGGAACTGGGCTGCAACGCCGGGTACACCAGCGTGTGGCTGGCGCGGATCGTGCAGGATTTCGCGCCCGAACGCGAACTGCACCTGTTCGACTCCTTCCAAGGGCTGCCCGACCTGGGCACCCACGACGCCTATCTGCGCAAGGGCGACTGCCAGGCGTCGCTCGACGACGTGAAGGCGAACTTCGCCACCTGGGACCTGCCGCTGCCGATCGTGCACCCCGGCTGGTTCGAGCAGACCCTGCCCGACGGTTGCCCGCCTCAGGTCTGCTTCGCCTACCTGGACGGCGACTTCCACCAGTCGATCAAGACCAGCCTGGAGCACGTCTACCCCCGGCTGGCGCCCGGCGGGGTGATCCTGGTCGACGACTACTGCGACCTGGACGCCAACCCGCGGGCGTGGGACGGTCTGCCGGGCGTCAAGCGGGCGTGCGACGACTACTTCGGCCCCGGCGCACCGCAACTGGAGGTGCTGGGCGGGGTCGGCGACCTGAGCATGGCCCTGATCAGGAAGCCGATCGATGAGCGGTGA
- a CDS encoding 2OG-Fe(II) oxygenase: protein MHVAESLHVGSVPAFLLPEEIDELRRVLVSTYAGAPTLAASARQDSVHSIEGLSTEAAMRVYEPKGRDELSTLPEAARKVLDAAAERLLPTVRIMLPSVRELGYWTFVSYTEGQFITPHIDLSDNDPDADHPKVAGISICLSDPADYTGGEFFVETACDAAQWLPSRRGPVVRPECDHSSSWFRAQPRTRWHVRPRQGEALLYGSQLTHGTEPVRSGRVNKIIGFLVS, encoded by the coding sequence GTGCACGTCGCTGAGAGCCTGCACGTCGGGAGCGTGCCCGCTTTCCTTCTCCCCGAGGAGATCGACGAACTGCGGCGGGTCCTGGTCTCGACGTACGCGGGTGCGCCCACGCTGGCCGCGTCGGCGCGTCAGGACTCGGTGCACAGCATCGAGGGCCTGAGCACCGAAGCGGCGATGCGGGTGTACGAGCCGAAGGGGCGTGACGAGCTGTCCACGCTGCCGGAGGCGGCCCGCAAGGTGCTCGACGCCGCGGCCGAGCGCCTGCTGCCGACGGTGCGGATCATGCTGCCCTCGGTGCGCGAACTGGGCTACTGGACCTTCGTCAGCTACACCGAAGGCCAGTTCATCACCCCGCACATCGACCTGAGCGACAACGATCCCGACGCCGACCACCCGAAGGTCGCGGGCATCAGCATCTGCCTGAGCGATCCGGCGGACTACACCGGCGGCGAGTTCTTCGTGGAGACCGCGTGCGACGCCGCGCAGTGGCTGCCGTCCCGGCGTGGGCCGGTGGTGCGGCCCGAGTGCGACCACTCGTCGAGTTGGTTCCGCGCGCAGCCGAGGACGCGCTGGCACGTGCGGCCACGGCAGGGCGAGGCCCTGCTCTACGGCTCGCAACTGACCCACGGCACCGAGCCGGTGCGGTCGGGACGAGTGAACAAGATCATCGGTTTCCTGGTGTCCTGA
- a CDS encoding radical SAM protein has product MELVLPRPADSLTVILKLAGAACNINCYYCYEKRKPYPDENWLSPETLGKFLVAAGNRPLRIVLHGGEPLLIGPRRMRPLLELLAGYPGTVELTMQTNAMLLTDTWIDLFDEFFPDIDIGVSIDGPREANAHRVDYRDRPTFDKVLRGIELLRRRGKTIALCITVTDLVLGLAAETMALVADFPHVRAVRLSPCLDYNVSTLKFPKANAPSLLALNGKGRGAAGWSTTPTEYARFVADCFDVWHREYFQRFLVEPLFSMLLHFTGAEVTLTDWSVLKEPFIVALYPDGTIGASEEISTPDAAIGTVDTVGSLDEIVRFQRNLPLVTGMRELLERCSSCSHVSVCSGGSLADRLRLRDTEWDSEYCASRKWLIDYVRSGCERYGLRPSVAG; this is encoded by the coding sequence GTGGAGCTGGTGCTTCCGCGCCCCGCGGACTCGCTGACGGTGATCCTCAAACTGGCCGGGGCGGCCTGCAACATCAACTGCTATTACTGCTACGAGAAGCGCAAGCCCTATCCCGACGAGAACTGGCTCAGTCCCGAGACCCTGGGCAAGTTCCTCGTCGCGGCCGGGAATCGGCCGTTGCGCATCGTGCTGCACGGCGGCGAGCCGCTGTTGATCGGTCCCCGTCGGATGCGCCCGCTGCTGGAACTGCTCGCCGGCTACCCGGGCACCGTGGAGCTGACCATGCAGACCAACGCGATGTTGCTGACGGACACCTGGATCGACCTGTTCGACGAGTTCTTCCCGGACATCGACATCGGGGTGTCCATCGACGGCCCGCGCGAGGCCAACGCCCACCGGGTGGACTACCGCGACCGGCCGACGTTCGACAAGGTGTTGCGCGGCATCGAGTTGTTGCGCCGCAGGGGAAAGACGATCGCGCTGTGCATCACCGTCACCGATCTCGTGCTGGGCCTGGCGGCCGAGACGATGGCCCTGGTCGCGGACTTCCCGCACGTGCGCGCGGTGCGGCTGAGCCCGTGCCTGGACTACAACGTGTCGACCCTGAAGTTCCCCAAGGCCAACGCGCCGTCCCTGCTCGCGCTGAACGGGAAGGGCCGGGGCGCCGCCGGGTGGTCCACGACGCCGACCGAGTACGCGCGCTTCGTGGCCGACTGCTTCGACGTGTGGCACCGCGAGTACTTCCAGCGGTTCCTCGTCGAACCCCTGTTCTCGATGCTGCTGCACTTCACCGGTGCGGAGGTGACGTTGACCGACTGGTCGGTGCTCAAGGAGCCGTTCATCGTCGCCCTGTACCCGGACGGCACGATCGGCGCCTCCGAGGAGATCTCCACCCCGGACGCGGCGATCGGCACGGTGGACACGGTCGGCAGCCTGGACGAGATCGTCCGGTTCCAGCGGAACCTGCCGCTGGTGACCGGGATGCGCGAGTTGCTGGAGCGCTGCTCCTCCTGCTCCCACGTGTCGGTGTGCTCGGGCGGCTCGCTGGCCGACCGGCTGCGGTTGCGCGACACCGAGTGGGACAGCGAGTACTGCGCCTCCCGGAAGTGGCTGATCGACTACGTGAGGAGTGGGTGTGAGCGCTACGGCCTTCGACCGAGTGTTGCCGGCTGA
- a CDS encoding aKG-HExxH-type peptide beta-hydroxylase — MSATAFDRVLPAEVADRVDRYRQEKIDRLDSVLRDLPGCRPWGDVAAEDLPLRYALAHHVFEGVSRAAEQGDAERVADLLRLRADQSALRPAHEAGGPVLVADPPRSAFTDDRALAASPVALVDPVVAASASPAVRDLVSHALATAVDSGFGATVSRNSRVVVLIARRRATDTSIRSWTTNALPATVHLDYFAEHEYVGRDLIHEAAHTELNDLFAAHGVALPDEVAYYAPWLETERPVFGFLHGTWAFSHVALYCEWLAGAAVPADVRALASAMHAKYAEHMHQARSDFDRAIRWVRAEPVAELITACRDRVLGSFDPV; from the coding sequence GTGAGCGCTACGGCCTTCGACCGAGTGTTGCCGGCTGAGGTGGCCGACCGGGTCGACCGGTACCGGCAGGAGAAGATCGACCGGCTGGACTCGGTGCTGCGGGACCTCCCGGGGTGCCGACCGTGGGGTGACGTCGCGGCCGAGGACCTGCCGCTGCGGTACGCGTTGGCACACCACGTTTTCGAGGGTGTCAGCCGGGCGGCGGAACAGGGCGACGCCGAGCGCGTGGCTGACCTGTTGCGGCTGCGGGCCGACCAGTCGGCGCTGCGGCCCGCCCACGAGGCCGGCGGCCCGGTGCTGGTCGCCGACCCGCCGCGGTCGGCGTTCACCGACGACCGGGCCCTCGCGGCCTCGCCGGTCGCGCTCGTCGACCCGGTCGTGGCGGCCTCCGCGTCCCCCGCCGTCCGCGACCTGGTGTCCCACGCGCTGGCCACGGCGGTCGACAGCGGTTTCGGCGCGACGGTGAGCCGCAACTCGCGGGTGGTCGTGCTCATCGCGCGGCGGCGGGCCACGGACACGTCGATCCGGAGCTGGACCACGAACGCGTTGCCCGCGACGGTGCACCTGGACTACTTCGCCGAGCACGAGTACGTGGGCCGGGACCTGATCCACGAAGCCGCGCACACCGAGTTGAACGACCTGTTCGCGGCGCACGGCGTGGCGTTGCCCGACGAGGTGGCGTACTACGCGCCCTGGCTGGAGACCGAGCGCCCCGTGTTCGGGTTCCTGCACGGCACGTGGGCGTTCTCGCACGTCGCGCTGTACTGCGAGTGGCTGGCCGGTGCCGCGGTGCCCGCCGACGTGCGGGCACTGGCGAGCGCGATGCACGCGAAGTACGCCGAGCACATGCACCAGGCCAGGTCGGACTTCGACCGGGCGATCCGGTGGGTGCGGGCCGAGCCGGTCGCGGAGCTGATCACGGCGTGCCGGGACCGGGTGCTGGGGAGCTTCGACCCGGTGTGA
- a CDS encoding TfuA domain-containing protein — translation MPGRFLFVGPTLPDAAELVSGSGIEVLPPVSAGDLLALPVGPGDVVGIVDGYFHRTRSIPHKEILDLLARGARVLGAASLGALRAAELHPYGMEGIGGIFADYRDGRLVADDEVTLMHGTAEDGYSHRSEPLVNLRASLDSAVAAGSYGRAEADRLIADLGAMPYRDRTRHALGTSVPLVDRKRADALELLEVLRKADPVPPPAPAFPETVHVYDWRIAAGGVDSRALALCQVLAPDYPDFHRGTVLAWLAARCRETCGAPGDAVDHGAHVGLFRADRPDPDLVDRWTTPAERAALDTRELLTRLVVRAFRIRPGIVATGLALRAFRASRARGPASALVGRVAAVNAAGRRHRPDFDPAAIAADQVLEWLAQRWCRPADELELAAFDRGFSSTGGAVAAARQVYLAARCEPEVAGFSLAGG, via the coding sequence ATGCCAGGCAGGTTCCTGTTCGTCGGCCCCACGCTGCCCGACGCCGCCGAGCTGGTCTCCGGGTCGGGGATCGAGGTCCTCCCCCCGGTGTCGGCCGGTGATCTGCTCGCGTTGCCCGTCGGGCCGGGCGACGTCGTGGGCATCGTGGACGGCTACTTCCACCGGACCCGCTCGATACCGCACAAGGAGATCCTGGACCTGCTCGCCCGCGGTGCCCGGGTGCTGGGGGCGGCGAGCCTGGGCGCGCTGCGCGCGGCCGAGTTGCACCCGTACGGGATGGAGGGCATCGGCGGGATCTTCGCCGACTACCGGGACGGCCGGCTGGTCGCCGACGACGAGGTGACCCTGATGCACGGCACCGCCGAGGACGGGTACTCGCACCGCTCGGAACCGCTGGTGAACCTGCGCGCCTCGCTGGACTCGGCGGTGGCCGCCGGTTCGTACGGGCGGGCCGAGGCGGACCGGCTGATCGCCGACCTCGGCGCGATGCCGTACCGGGACCGCACGCGGCACGCGTTGGGCACGTCGGTGCCGTTGGTGGACCGCAAGCGCGCGGACGCCTTGGAACTGCTGGAAGTGCTGCGTAAGGCGGACCCGGTGCCGCCGCCCGCGCCGGCCTTCCCGGAGACGGTGCACGTGTACGACTGGCGGATCGCGGCCGGTGGCGTGGATTCCCGCGCCTTGGCGTTGTGCCAGGTCCTCGCGCCCGACTACCCCGACTTCCACCGCGGCACGGTGCTGGCGTGGTTGGCCGCGCGGTGCCGGGAGACCTGCGGTGCCCCCGGCGACGCCGTCGACCACGGCGCCCACGTCGGCCTCTTCCGAGCCGACCGGCCCGACCCGGACCTGGTCGACCGCTGGACCACACCGGCCGAACGGGCGGCGCTGGACACCCGGGAACTGCTCACCCGCCTGGTGGTGCGCGCCTTCCGCATCCGGCCCGGCATCGTGGCCACCGGTCTGGCCCTGCGCGCGTTCCGCGCGAGCCGGGCACGCGGTCCGGCATCCGCGCTGGTCGGCCGGGTCGCCGCGGTCAACGCGGCGGGCCGCCGGCACCGACCGGACTTCGACCCGGCCGCAATCGCGGCGGACCAGGTGCTGGAGTGGTTGGCGCAGCGCTGGTGCCGGCCGGCCGATGAGCTGGAGTTGGCCGCTTTCGACCGCGGGTTCTCGTCGACGGGCGGCGCGGTGGCCGCGGCCCGGCAGGTCTACCTGGCGGCGCGGTGCGAGCCGGAGGTCGCGGGATTCTCCCTGGCTGGCGGCTGA
- a CDS encoding YcaO-like family protein, with product MIPHDETLNRIGPVLTAVGVTRLADVTWLDEVGIPCWQAVRPTARTLSVSQGKGLTPEAAAVSAAMEAIEVWHAENLPAGPEVGSVRSMRDRLGYPVTALRTTGRTCVNDDLVLDWVPATRLSDGGTGFVPTAALRLDGTVVEEWAPPLFEVTSNGLASGPTRVDAVLHGLYEVIERDALAGAESDRVGLDLGGVDEVAAGLVERFERAGVAVAAYLVPSPVAVPCVEVRVSSEEFPVDFRGSAAHLDGSVALHRALTEAAQSRVAAIAGTREDLLGDLFGDSWTPAGPAVAGTAALPAPTHHATATAVEVLAARVTAHTGHSPLVVEHTRDEFAIPVVRVVCPGLDCPHDY from the coding sequence GTGATTCCGCACGACGAGACGCTGAACCGGATCGGCCCGGTGTTGACCGCGGTCGGGGTCACCAGGCTGGCGGACGTGACCTGGCTGGACGAGGTCGGGATTCCGTGTTGGCAGGCCGTGCGGCCGACCGCGCGCACCCTGTCGGTGTCGCAGGGCAAGGGCCTGACCCCGGAGGCCGCGGCCGTGTCGGCGGCCATGGAGGCCATCGAGGTGTGGCACGCGGAGAACCTGCCCGCCGGGCCGGAGGTGGGCAGCGTCCGGTCGATGCGGGACCGGCTCGGCTACCCGGTGACCGCGTTGCGCACGACCGGGCGCACCTGCGTCAACGACGACCTGGTGCTCGACTGGGTGCCCGCGACCCGGCTGTCCGACGGCGGCACGGGCTTCGTGCCCACGGCGGCCCTGCGGCTGGACGGCACGGTGGTCGAGGAGTGGGCTCCGCCGCTGTTCGAGGTCACCAGCAACGGCCTGGCGAGCGGGCCCACCCGCGTGGACGCGGTGCTGCACGGCCTGTACGAGGTGATCGAGCGGGACGCGCTGGCGGGCGCGGAGTCCGACCGGGTCGGGCTGGATCTCGGCGGTGTCGACGAGGTCGCGGCCGGGCTGGTCGAGCGGTTCGAGCGGGCGGGCGTGGCCGTGGCCGCGTACCTCGTGCCGTCACCGGTCGCCGTGCCCTGCGTGGAGGTCCGGGTCTCCAGCGAGGAGTTCCCGGTCGACTTCCGCGGCAGCGCGGCCCACCTGGACGGGTCGGTGGCGTTGCACCGCGCGTTGACCGAAGCCGCCCAGTCCCGGGTGGCCGCGATCGCCGGGACCCGCGAGGACCTGCTCGGCGACCTGTTCGGCGACTCGTGGACGCCGGCCGGCCCCGCGGTCGCCGGTACCGCGGCGCTGCCCGCGCCCACGCACCACGCCACGGCGACCGCGGTGGAGGTGCTGGCCGCCCGCGTCACCGCGCACACCGGCCACAGCCCGCTGGTGGTCGAGCACACCCGCGACGAGTTCGCGATCCCGGTGGTCCGGGTCGTGTGCCCGGGTCTGGACTGTCCCCACGACTACTGA